From the genome of Drosophila gunungcola strain Sukarami chromosome 3L unlocalized genomic scaffold, Dgunungcola_SK_2 000005F, whole genome shotgun sequence:
tttttagaggacgccaattttagcattttatataaggggtaccatcatcatttttttcgaaatttgatccaacccaaaatttttgaactgtgaatgccagtttgttggaaattttatgacgaattcaacgaggtatggcattccaacattgaaccattatatttcatagtttcgatcaaaaaactgcagtTTAGACTCATTTTTTAGAGGacgccaattttagcattttttataaggggtaccatcatcatttttttcgaaatttgatccaacccaaaatttttgaactgtgaatgccagttttttggaaattttatgacgaattcaacgaggtatggcattccaacattgaatcaatataatttgtagtttcgatcaaaaaactgcaatttaaactctttttttagaggtcgccaattttagcattttttataaggggtaccatcatcatttttttcgaaatttgatccaacgcaaaatttttgaactgtgaatgccagtttgttggaaattttatgacgaattcaacgaggtatggcattccaacattgaaccattatattccatagtttcgatcaaaaaactgcaatttaaactcattttttagaggacgccaattttagcattttttataaggggtaccatcatcattttttttcgaaatttgatccaacccaaaacttttgagctgtgaatgccagtttgtttgaaattttatgacgaattcaacgaggtatggcattccaacattaaatcaatataatttgtagtttcgatcaaaaaactgcaatttaaactcattttttagaggacgccaattttagcattttatataaggggtaccatcatcatttttttcgaaatttgatccaacccaaaatttttgaactgtgaatgccagtttgttggaaattttatgacgaattcaacgaggtatggcattccaacattgaatcaatataatttgtagtttcgatcaaaaaactgcaatttaaactcattttttagaggtcgccaattttagcattttttataaggggtaccatcatcatttttttcgaaatttgatccaacccaaagtttttgaactgtgaatgccagtttgttggaaattttatgacgaattcaacgaggtatggcattccaacattgaaccattatattccatagtttcgatcaaaaaactgcaatttaaactcattttttagaggacgccaattttagcattttttataaggggtaccatcattatttttttcgaaatttgatccaacccaaagtttttgaactgtgaatgccagtttgttggaaattttatgacgaattcaacgaggtatggcattccaacattgaaccattatattccatagtttcgatcaaaaaactgcaatttaaactcagtttttggaggtcgccaattttagcattttttaaaagtggtaccatcatcattttttcgaaatttgatccaacccaaagtttttgaactgtgaatgccagtttgttggaaattttatgacgaattcaacgaggtatggcattccaacattgaatcaatataatttgtagtttcgatcaaaaaactgcaatttaaactcttttttagaggtcgccaattttagcattttttataaggggtaccatcatcatttttttcgaaatttgatccaacgcaaaatttttgaactgtgaatgccagtttgttggaaattttatgacgaattcaacgaggtatggcattccaacattgaaccattatattccatagtttcgatcaaaaaactgcaatttaaactcattttttagaggacgccaattttagcattttttataaggggtaccatcatcattttttttcgaaatttgatccaacccaaaacttttgagctgtgaatgccagtttgttagaaattttatgacgaattcaacgaggtatggcattccaacattaaatcaatataatttgtagtttcgatcaaaaaactgcaatttaaactcattttttagaggacgccaattttagcattttatataaggggtaccatcaacgaggtatggcattccaacattaaatcaatataatttgtagtttcgatcaaaaaactgcaatttaaactcattttttagaggacgccaattttagcattttttataaggggtaccatcatcattttttttcgaaatttgatccaacccaaaacttttgagctgtgaatgccagtttgttagaaattttatgacgaattcaacgaggtatggcattccaacattaaatcaatataatttgtagtttcgatcaaaaaactgcaatttaaactcattttttagaggacgccaattttagcattttatataaggggtaccatcaacgaggtatggcattccaacattaaatcaatataatttgtagtttcgatcaaaaaactgcaatttaaactcattttttagaggtcgccaattttagcattttttgtaaggggtACTATCATCTTCCGGGCATTTAATTGTGGTCAATTTCGCAGCTTTTTGATAAAAAAGCCAAAACGCAAGTTGGTTTTTGAGgacttttcattttataaatatctttTATGGCCGCTctaaaactacatttttgaGTTTAAATGAATCCGTAAACAATTGGCATTGTATCTCTAgtttattttacataattaaatttagtttaactATTCCCTAGGCTTATACTGTAAGTTTTGGGACAATCCGTGTCAAGTGAGTCTTAGATGCGATTCTAGTGAATTAACTactgttaaatttaaaatccaaCGCTATGTCCTCGTTCGCTGTCTAAGCGGATGCAGAGTGGATTTCCCGGATAAGTCGGGCCACCAGTTCGCAGCAGGCCTTCTGCCTGTTCTTCGCCACAGCCATTACCTTAGTTGGAAGAAACAAATAAgaataaaagtttaataaataatataaattattttaaatcaagcTAATTAAATCTTatgataaaatttgtttaagctaATCCTTTTACAAAAGTTTGTATTGTCCaaactattaattaaattaataaagtacTTTGTTTTATGAGAAGTTTTATGTTTTGAATCCACGCGAATTCACGGAGGGTTTTTATATCAATgtataaacaaaatgaaacccgaatttaaatttaattgtaaatgcTGAAAATGCCTTTATAATCAAAcgctttttaatatttacttaaagaaaaaatcgaaaaagttcacaagtaaaacttttaagaGGTTTTATGTAGGTGGTATTTTTACAACCAAtgcttgtttaaaaaaaataaaaccgaaaatatACCAATATCAGAATGTTTTTTCCTTGAAATcctctatttttttatgtcaAAAATTTGCCTTTTTTCCCATAGTGCAGTGCTCTACTTACCTCATCGTGGTTGGCCTCCTCGTCCTTCTTGTCGCTGTACTCGGTGGCACACTTGTTGGTGATGAGGCTGAAGGCGAACACCTTCATGTCGCAGTGCCGGGCAGTGATGACCTCGTGGACCGTGGACATGCCCACCGCATCCACGCCCATCATGCGCAGGGCCTTCAGTTCGGCAATGGTCTCGTAGTTGGGTCCGCCCAGACAGGAATAGACGCCCACATGGATGTTCGACTCGATGCCCATGGCCTTGCCAATTTCGATGGCCTTGTTGATCAGGTCCTTGTTGTAGGAGTTCACCAGAGCGGGGAAACGGGGTCCGAATCGCGGATCATTGGGTCCCTGAAGCGGTGAGTTGCCAGCGAATCCCAGCATATTGACATGGTCGTGCATCAGCATAATGTCGCCCACCGCGAAACGCGGATTAATGCCACCCGCTGCATTCGTGGCAAACAGGTACTCCACCCCACAAAGCTTCATCACGCGCACCGGCATCGAGCACTTGGCCAAGGGATATCCCTCGTAGAAGTGGAACCTGCCCTGCATCGCCATCACAGTTGCGCCCTCGAGTGTGCCGACCACCAGCCTTCCGGCATGGCCCTCCACTGTGGACACCGGGAAATTTGGGATCTTCTCGTACTCAAAGATCTTCGGATCCTGAATAATATCGGCCAGAGAACCCAGCCCAGAACCGCAAATTATGCCGATCTTGGGGCGCATTCCGGAGCCCTTGGTGATAAAGTCGGCAATCTCCTCGATGACCTCATAGGGATACCTGTTGTAAGTCAACATATATAATTAGTTTTATAACTGGTTATAagttatatatgttttaaaaacaaagataGCAATTTGagagacaaaaataattatgatttaGTACACGGTACACAGGCAAGAGATCTTTTTTATCTGCTCGCCACGATGATTAACAATATACTGAAGAAATGGAACTCCCAGAGGGAACAACATCAGTGGACGATACCAatttaacacaaaaaatgGACGGCAAATATATAACTTCCCTAGAGAAAAtttgtatcaaaacaaaatatatatctttccAATCAGTTTGATGATGATATGATAGGAGAACATCACAAAATTATACTTTGAACAGTGATAAATCTGAGAAATGTGACTTCATTTTCTGAAGATTTTTTACAAGGAAAAAATGAGGAAACACACATTAATttagcgaaaaaaaaactatcaaccagttgaattatgttttaatataaatagatTTTAGACAAGAATAATACAGAAGAGGACTATTCGGAAAGATCAGTTTATAATGAAAacacattaaattttttgtatgaaaTGATAGGAGAACACTTTGAACAGGGAAGAAGAATGAAATGTATGTTGCTTTATCGATGATATAAACTGTGTAATAacgaaaaagaaattaattataaaagatTATCAACCAATTTAATGATGTTCTTAGCGAAATACAAAGACAACAAAGAAATTCAGATTTTGgagaataattttttctttcactGCCAATTGTATTGTAATGAAAACAGATATTCGAATATATTCGATGACCATTGAACACAAAGAAACAAAACTCGGAGGAATTGGTCTACAAACGTGTCTTCGTTGAGAACCCGCAAGGCTCTTAACTCTTCAGGCGTAATTTCGCATAGGATTTTTCCATTCCCGCTGTAATTATTCaaagaaattgttttgctgAGTAGTGGCCAAAAAGATTAATGATATACAGATATGAAGCTGAAATATAGGCACTGCGAGATAAGGACCCCCTATCATTTATGGTTTATTTCTGGAAAATCACAAGAATGTGGTTACTATTATCGAGTAAGTTAAAACCAGCAATTAAGATCTATTACAGCCATAAAGAATTCAGCTGGTTCGAGGCTTAATTGCACGAACTTGAACTGCAAGTCGAGTAATGTTAAGATGTTGTTACCAAAACTGATCTCTGATGACCCCCCACGTGTTTGTTTTCGGATCAGTTAGGATTAATTGATAAGCAGCTGATGATGACGCTGTGTATTATCAATATTACatggggaaaacaaaaacaagcccctgaaaagaaaacattaagTGCGTCATTAAGATGAGCGCCCATAATCACGCATAACTTACATTAATTGGGAACTATAATCCCATTAATAAATTGCTCTTTCGGTAGCCAGACATTTATGGAAATTCGATTGGAACACGCGACGCGGCATTTTCGCCGCCGCTTCATCAATATTCAGCAAATTGTGTTTCGTTTCCATCGAAACGAAAACAAGTTTCGAAACTAATCAATGCGGCAACATTTTTTAGTCGCGTTCTTTATCGGACGGACCATTTGCCAATTACTCGTATCTGTAGACAAGATTACGATGTGGAGGCCTGTGTCAAGATCAGGGAACACACCCGCTTTCCACAGCCAATCACCGAGGGCCAATTCCCCAATTAACTGGGCCAATAAAGACTTACCTAAGCGGTTGGCATTATTTGCCTTTTATCAGCAAACGGTTTGGTGCACAGAAGAAATACAGCATGttattacaaaatgtttaaataattattgaagctgttcgaaaaaaatatatctccTTTATGTATGTAAGTATGTTAATAACACTTTATAGAAATCTATTTactgaataataaataattgaaatcattaaaaaacattatgaGATGATTTGGAAGTATTgcaaatcttttaaaataaggaATCTATAAGgacttcattttttaaaaacaagaaaactaCAAAGAATTCATAAAACATTTACTGAAAAGCTCATGTTTTATATCTGTTATAAGCATGTTTTATTTCCTGTGTAGTAAACGGGAATGAACCCAAGCAGAGCCACTTCATATAATCGTATGCAGATTAAAGATTTTTCGAATGGGATTTTAATGACTTGCCAGCGTCGAATGACGAAAATTGATAAGGTTGGAATACTGGAAtgtcttaatttaaaatttaaaagatccAAGTTGAGCTCATTTCCAGATAGTAGAGAGCGGGAAAGATCAAGGGCAGAATCTACCTCGGGCATTTGAAATTCGATCTAGGTTTCTGACTAAAGTAAACATAGATTCAACTTACAGCTTACTTTCTGGAGTGGCTATTATTTGTGACCACTTGCCAGGATCATTGATGGCGGTTTTAGTGCCAGCTTTGCCTTTGGGATTCGAACAGCAATCGGTGTTACACATTTTTAAGCCAAGGTTTGTAGTTTTGGGATAGGTTTTGAAGGGAAAAATAACTGACAGGAAAGGCAGAGGCTATTTAAGCCAATATTGGCTGGGTAATAGCCTTAAAACTTACAGCAGACTTTGTGGAGTGGGTATGATCTTCTCCGTATTCAGACTCCCGGCTTTGGCTCCTTTCTTGTCCGTACAGGTGTTGCCCTTTCTGGAGCCACCTGGTCCGGAGCAACAGTCGCGGGAACACATTCTGCGGGTTATTAAATGGTCTTAGCCCCAAAGCATAGGCACTTGGCAGCGAATTTAGGACGGAGCTGGTGTCTCTGAACTTGGATTTCCTGTAGGCTGGCGGGAACACGTGTGTTCTGTTCTGGgttacttattaaaaaaaagaaggaaattGAAGCTACTAGCCAGGCCTACTGGACAACCAAGGCCATATCGATTTGGCTCCTCAAAAAGCGGGTCAGAAAAGCTTTTAAGGGAATGGGGGAAAAAAGGGACAGGTGGCGCAGTGGGGTTAAGGCAAAGCCATAAAGCATCGAAAGCCAAGCAATATTGGAAGTTTCAATTAAAGTTGATTGTAGTTAACGAGCCTCTGGCGTGAGGTCCatctacacaaaaaaaaactacacaGATCTAGTTTTGATGAAGTTCCATATTATTTTGGTACGCCCAAAAAAGAAGctcaaagttttatttttgttgttgtcttaaaaataaactaaagacAGTATTGAGGTACAAGTgttaattcaatactaaatGATATAATTTCTACACCAAAGAGTCTAAACTCTAGCCTAGGCCCTAACTTTAAGCCACATAAGTATTATTCTGTTACTTTtgtggtattaatttaatactcatcttATTAAGATGAtacccaatagtttaaaaagcATGAAACAATAATTTACTTTCCATTACAATTCTTTTTTGGGTGTATTGATACTAAGCGTGTTACTTTtgaatgttttcatttttcaaaatgaacttcacattatttaatggaacaaaattataagtttttgtTGACCTGTGattagttttttttcagtgtatatAATAATACCCCCTTTATAAACTAACCCCCACTTACGTGGGATTCTCCTGGGCTATGTATTCCGCTGACTTGTTTCCATTGGTGCTTCCATTGGTTCCATTTGTGGTGCCATTGCCATTAGCCACCTTGTAACCCGTCATTGTGCAGATGAATATGCTTTTGTTCAATCAATGAATATACACTGCAATTATATAATCGCCTTGGAAGCGCTTCTTCTGGTTATGCAAATCAAACTTTCGCgctttaaattatgtttaaatcgCTGGTCCacgttttatttgcttttttttgcgAATCAAAACTAATTTAGATATGTGGCAACTGGAATTTCTTTTGTAATCTCGTTAGGTTTcacaaatttgttgttttagaACTCGATGATACGTTTACTCTATTTGAATTGGTATATCTCCTTCGCGTTTGTTGCCTGCTCGAGCGCTGATTGTTGAGTGAACGCTGCCGACTAATGGACGAGGGCTTATAAACTGGAGGCACGACGACGTCGCTGCTTCAGGAAAAGATTCTGAATTCTGAATTCGGTattcggaatcggaatctCGGGGATCCAGATCGCAGATCGCCGCTCTCTGCCGACGCTGATTGTTCAGCgttcaatttaaaatcgtTTAGCGCATATGTGGCGTATGCTGAATGCCGGAATCGTTGCTCCTAACTAATTGAATTGAGCGAATTTAACTATCTAACAAACTATGTATGTGGCGGCCGAGAAAAACAACTCTTTTAGTTACACATTCGATAAGGATCGTTAGCGAGAACCATAAATGATTCCGCAATTCTTAACTGATAAGTTTTTTATGGACTTTTTGATATGGGTTCATAGGCGGTTTGAGAAACACCtcgaattttttattaaaggctggccaactcaaaaaaaagtattgaattaaggctttaagatattttaaattcgaTAAGAaagaacaaatattaaaactattaatatataatatttttgtcaaGTCAGTCAGTCTTTAATACTGGTCTGGAATAATTTCGggaattaatttgatttataaacCAAACTACaagaaatgtataaaatatccaatttgatttataaacaaatgcaATACAAAGAGAAATTGAAGTACTGTAATAGacattcttttaaataaaaagactATTCAATTTAGAATTACAGTAACATTACAGTAATTGAGATGCTAAGAGTTTTTTTAGTAAATGGATTGCAAAAAacatgaatttttattttcagtgt
Proteins encoded in this window:
- the LOC128259220 gene encoding purine nucleoside phosphorylase isoform X1, translated to MTGYKVANGNGTTNGTNGSTNGNKSAEYIAQENPTMCSRDCCSGPGGSRKGNTCTDKKGAKAGSLNTEKIIPTPQSLLYPYEVIEEIADFITKGSGMRPKIGIICGSGLGSLADIIQDPKIFEYEKIPNFPVSTVEGHAGRLVVGTLEGATVMAMQGRFHFYEGYPLAKCSMPVRVMKLCGVEYLFATNAAGGINPRFAVGDIMLMHDHVNMLGFAGNSPLQGPNDPRFGPRFPALVNSYNKDLINKAIEIGKAMGIESNIHVGVYSCLGGPNYETIAELKALRMMGVDAVGMSTVHEVITARHCDMKVFAFSLITNKCATEYSDKKDEEANHDEVMAVAKNRQKACCELVARLIREIHSASA
- the LOC128259220 gene encoding purine nucleoside phosphorylase isoform X5; protein product: MTGYKVANGNGTTNGTNGSTNGNKSAEYIAQENPTMCSRDCCSGPGGSRKGNTCTDKKGAKAGSLNTEKIIPTPQSLLGNGKILCEITPEELRALRVLNEDTYPYEVIEEIADFITKGSGMRPKIGIICGSGLGSLADIIQDPKIFEYEKIPNFPVSTVEGHAGRLVVGTLEGATVMAMQGRFHFYEGYPLAKCSMPVRVMKLCGVEYLFATNAAGGINPRFAVGDIMLMHDHVNMLGFAGNSPLQGPNDPRFGPRFPALVNSYNKDLINKAIEIGKAMGIESNIHVGVYSCLGGPNYETIAELKALRMMGVDAVGMSTVHEVITARHCDMKVFAFSLITNKCATEYSDKKDEEANHDEVMAVAKNRQKACCELVARLIREIHSASA
- the LOC128259220 gene encoding purine nucleoside phosphorylase isoform X4 translates to MTGYKVANGNGTTNGTNGSTNGNKSAEYIAQENPTYPYEVIEEIADFITKGSGMRPKIGIICGSGLGSLADIIQDPKIFEYEKIPNFPVSTVEGHAGRLVVGTLEGATVMAMQGRFHFYEGYPLAKCSMPVRVMKLCGVEYLFATNAAGGINPRFAVGDIMLMHDHVNMLGFAGNSPLQGPNDPRFGPRFPALVNSYNKDLINKAIEIGKAMGIESNIHVGVYSCLGGPNYETIAELKALRMMGVDAVGMSTVHEVITARHCDMKVFAFSLITNKCATEYSDKKDEEANHDEVMAVAKNRQKACCELVARLIREIHSASA
- the LOC128259220 gene encoding purine nucleoside phosphorylase isoform X2, producing the protein MTGYKVANGNGTTNGTNGSTNGNKSAEYIAQENPTGNGKILCEITPEELRALRVLNEDTYPYEVIEEIADFITKGSGMRPKIGIICGSGLGSLADIIQDPKIFEYEKIPNFPVSTVEGHAGRLVVGTLEGATVMAMQGRFHFYEGYPLAKCSMPVRVMKLCGVEYLFATNAAGGINPRFAVGDIMLMHDHVNMLGFAGNSPLQGPNDPRFGPRFPALVNSYNKDLINKAIEIGKAMGIESNIHVGVYSCLGGPNYETIAELKALRMMGVDAVGMSTVHEVITARHCDMKVFAFSLITNKCATEYSDKKDEEANHDEVMAVAKNRQKACCELVARLIREIHSASA
- the LOC128259220 gene encoding purine nucleoside phosphorylase isoform X3; protein product: MCNTDCCSNPKGKAGTKTAINDPGKWSQIIATPESKLYPYEVIEEIADFITKGSGMRPKIGIICGSGLGSLADIIQDPKIFEYEKIPNFPVSTVEGHAGRLVVGTLEGATVMAMQGRFHFYEGYPLAKCSMPVRVMKLCGVEYLFATNAAGGINPRFAVGDIMLMHDHVNMLGFAGNSPLQGPNDPRFGPRFPALVNSYNKDLINKAIEIGKAMGIESNIHVGVYSCLGGPNYETIAELKALRMMGVDAVGMSTVHEVITARHCDMKVFAFSLITNKCATEYSDKKDEEANHDEVMAVAKNRQKACCELVARLIREIHSASA